Within the Planctomycetota bacterium genome, the region GCCGAAGACGGGCTCAAGATCCTCGCCGAGGCCCGCGACCAGACCGGGCTTCTCGTATGCACCGAGGTGATGAGCATCGACCAGATCGAGGTCGTCAACGAGTACGCCGACATGCTGCAACTCGGCGCGCGGAACATGCAGAACTTCAACCTGCTGGCCAAGATCGGCGAGCTGAGCGACAAGCCCGTGTTGCTCAAGCGTGGCCTCTCGGCAACGCTGGACGAGTTCCTCCTTGCCGCCGAGTACATCATCAACGCCGGCAATCCGAACGTCATCCTCTGCGAGCGCGGCATCCGCACGTTCGAGAACTACGTCCGCAACACGCTGCCGCTGGCCATCGTTCCGGAGTTGCACCGCCTTTCGCACTTGCCCGTCGTCGTCGATCCGTCGCACGGCACCGGCAAGAGCTACCTCGTCGACAGCATGTGCAAGGCGAGCGTCGCCTGCGGTGCCGACGGGATCATCGTCGAAGTCCACCATGATCCGGAGCACGCCAAGACCGACGGCGCGCAAAGCCTCACGCACGAAGCGTTCGCCGACATGATGGCCGGCATCAAGCGCGTCGCGGTGGCGGTCGATCGGGAAGTGTAATGACATGAAACCGTTGACGCTCGACATCCCGCTGCAGTTCGAGACCGAGCGTCTCGTGCTTCGCCGGCCGGAGTTGAAGGACGTCGATGTGATCCATGGGTCGGCGCTCGCGGCGATGCCGGCGCTGGCGGAGTGGATGCCGTGGGCGGAACTGGACATGCCGCGGAGCGTGGCGGACGAGTGGGTCCGCGAAGTGCTCGGGCGCTGGTACGGGCGTACCGAACTGGCATACATGATTCTCCGCGACGGCCGACACATCGGAAACACCAGCGTGTTCGCTCTCGACTGGGACGTGCCCCGTGGCGAGATCGGTTACTGGCTCCGCAACGACGCACGCGGTCAGGGGCTGATGACCGAAGCACTCGCCGGGTTTCGTGACCTGCTCGCCGAGCGGCTCGGCTTCCAGCGCGTCGACCTACGCATCGAAGAACCCAACGCTCCCAGCCGCGCCGTCGCCGAACGTGCCGGCTTCACATGCGAGGCGACGATGCGTCGCTACGGCAAGTTCGCTGACGGCCGATTCCAACACATGTGCATGTACGCCTGGACGCTGCAGGAGTCAGACCGATGAACCCGATGACAATCAACATTCCCGAACGCCTTGAAACCGATCGTCTCGTCCTGCGTCTGCCGACGCTCGCCGATGCCGAGATCGTGGCGGCCGGCGTGCAGGCGTCGATCGAAGAACTGCATGAATGGATGCCGTGGGCGAAGAAGGACTACGGCGTCGACGACGCGACGACGTGGATCCACCAAACCCTCGCTGAATGGCATCAACGCAAAGGCGTGCCGTACTTGATCCTGCTCGACGGCGTGCATGTCGGCAACGTCGGTCTGTTCGACGTCGAGTGGGACGTCCCGCGAGGCGAGATCGGCTACTGGATGCGGACCGACCACGTCGGCAAGGGTTACATGACCGAAGCCTGTAATGTGGTGACGGACCTCGCCATGGAGACGTTCGGCTTCCACCGCATCATCGTCACCTCGTCGGACAACAACGTGCGCAGTTGGGCCGTCGCCGAGCGGTGTGGGTACACGTTTGAAGGCGTGCTGCGCAACTATCGCCGACACACCGACGGCACGCTCGACCACGCACGGATGTACGCCAAAACCTCGGCGTGACTCACCACAGCGGCGCGGTGACGTGGATCAGTCCGAGGACCACGAGCACGCCGAGCATCACTTGCCGCAACCGCTCCCGTGGCAGCCGATCGCCGGCCCGAACGCCGATGAACGACGCCCCCGCCACCACCGGCAACGCGGCCAGGCCGTAGATCGCACCGGTTCGTGTGTCGGTTGGAAACTGCCATGCGAGCAACACGAACTGGACGGGAATCATCAGCACGAAGCTGAGCCAGAGAAACCCGCGCGTCCGACGTGTCGGCCAGTCACGCAGCGTGAGCCAGAGCACCAGCGGCGGGCCGCCCATGCCGGTTAGTCCGGCGAGGAAGCCCGAACTCGTGCCCGCCGTTGCGGTGGCCCAGATCGGCACATGTTCAGCCGGTCGCGGCCGGGCGACGGCGAGCAGCGCCACCGCCAGCAACAGCGCAGCCCCCACGACCTGCTTGACGATCTGCGGGTCGCTCACGGCGAGCTTTGTCAGCGCCGCGATGCCGAGCGGCAGCCCGAGCAGCCGCCAGCCGATCACCGTACCCACGTCACGCCACGGCAGTTCGCCACGTGCCTGCCAACAGGACAGCGCGGTCTGGACCACCACGCACACCAGCCCGATCGCGATCGTCTGCGGCAGCGACATGCCCAACGCGATCAACAACGGTGTGACCAGCAGAACAAACGCAAACCCGATGGCCCCCTGCACGAACGCCCCGAACGCCACCGCTGCGGTGAGGAGTAGGAGATGGGGCAGGTCGGCCGGCAAGGTGCGGAGGATAGCGGGACAGACCACGTTGCAGAGCAACGCGGCTGTGCGCCTCCCCGCGTCGAGATCAGAATCCACCGCGCCAAGCTGCGTTGCTCCGCAACACGGTTCGTTCCCCGATCATTTCACTCCGGTCGGCCCATCGCCGTCGAGATACTTCCGTCGGATCGCTGCTTCGAGGTCGACGTCGTTGATGTTCGCCAACGTACACAGCCACGCGACGACGTCGGCGAACTCTTCTTCGATGTTCGCACGATCATCGCCTTTGGCCAGCGCGCTCGACAGTTCGCCGACCTCTTCGATGAACCACATCCACGTCCCCGGCGTCCCGCGAGCCGCGTCGGTGTCGTGGTACTTCTCGCGGATGTGCCGTTGGAACTCCGCCAGGGTCAGTGATGGCTTCATCTGGTGTGTCCGTCCTTGCGACGCTGTTTCATCTGCTCGATGTACCCGATGATCTCGCGACTGCGGTCGGCGGCGGCATCGTCGCCGAGTGCTTCGTAAACATCGCCGA harbors:
- the aroF gene encoding 3-deoxy-7-phosphoheptulonate synthase, with amino-acid sequence MKPEAGQKEVEHVVQLVREMGLTDNVIKGTERTVVACVGDERAKDRTKFESVAGVEKVVPILAPYKMASREIKQERTIVECPPNGASFGGKKVGVIAGPCSVEDRESLIDTAHAVKEAGAVGLRGGAFKPRTSPYAFQGLAEDGLKILAEARDQTGLLVCTEVMSIDQIEVVNEYADMLQLGARNMQNFNLLAKIGELSDKPVLLKRGLSATLDEFLLAAEYIINAGNPNVILCERGIRTFENYVRNTLPLAIVPELHRLSHLPVVVDPSHGTGKSYLVDSMCKASVACGADGIIVEVHHDPEHAKTDGAQSLTHEAFADMMAGIKRVAVAVDREV
- a CDS encoding GNAT family N-acetyltransferase; protein product: MKPLTLDIPLQFETERLVLRRPELKDVDVIHGSALAAMPALAEWMPWAELDMPRSVADEWVREVLGRWYGRTELAYMILRDGRHIGNTSVFALDWDVPRGEIGYWLRNDARGQGLMTEALAGFRDLLAERLGFQRVDLRIEEPNAPSRAVAERAGFTCEATMRRYGKFADGRFQHMCMYAWTLQESDR
- a CDS encoding GNAT family N-acetyltransferase, with the protein product MNPMTINIPERLETDRLVLRLPTLADAEIVAAGVQASIEELHEWMPWAKKDYGVDDATTWIHQTLAEWHQRKGVPYLILLDGVHVGNVGLFDVEWDVPRGEIGYWMRTDHVGKGYMTEACNVVTDLAMETFGFHRIIVTSSDNNVRSWAVAERCGYTFEGVLRNYRRHTDGTLDHARMYAKTSA
- a CDS encoding sulfite exporter TauE/SafE family protein, with the protein product MPADLPHLLLLTAAVAFGAFVQGAIGFAFVLLVTPLLIALGMSLPQTIAIGLVCVVVQTALSCWQARGELPWRDVGTVIGWRLLGLPLGIAALTKLAVSDPQIVKQVVGAALLLAVALLAVARPRPAEHVPIWATATAGTSSGFLAGLTGMGGPPLVLWLTLRDWPTRRTRGFLWLSFVLMIPVQFVLLAWQFPTDTRTGAIYGLAALPVVAGASFIGVRAGDRLPRERLRQVMLGVLVVLGLIHVTAPLW
- a CDS encoding MazG nucleotide pyrophosphohydrolase domain-containing protein — protein: MKPSLTLAEFQRHIREKYHDTDAARGTPGTWMWFIEEVGELSSALAKGDDRANIEEEFADVVAWLCTLANINDVDLEAAIRRKYLDGDGPTGVK